A single genomic interval of Longimicrobiales bacterium harbors:
- a CDS encoding cysteine desulfurase, translating into MSTVAPLIDVAAIRRDFPILGTSTEDGRPLIYLDNAATSQKPRVVIDALRHYYENDNSNVHRGLYDLSRRATEAYEHARGRIARFINAPSADGVIWVRGATEGLNLVAHSWGGANLKHGDEIVLSVLEHHSNIVPWQLIAERTGAVVRFVDIDEQGRIRLDELSDVLASGSVRIVSVGHVSNAIGTIHPVREIARMAHDAGALLVVDGAQGAPHLKVDVQALGCDFYALSGHKMCGPMGIGALWGRRELLDAMPPYMGGGEMIDYVGTDGSTFKEAPHRFEAGTPNVAGAIGLAAAADYLEGIGHEALWSHEQELTRYGLEKLSATEGVTVFGPRAAQERTAVFSFALDGVHPHDVATIVDAEGVAVRAGHHCCQPLMRRLAVPATTRASCYLYNTTDEIDALVQALERARALFG; encoded by the coding sequence ATGAGTACCGTCGCACCCCTCATCGACGTAGCGGCCATCCGCCGCGACTTCCCGATCCTCGGCACGAGCACGGAGGACGGGCGCCCTCTCATATACCTGGACAACGCAGCGACATCGCAGAAGCCGCGCGTCGTCATCGATGCCCTGCGTCATTACTACGAGAATGACAACTCGAACGTGCACCGCGGGCTGTACGACCTGTCGCGGCGCGCGACCGAGGCATACGAGCATGCGCGCGGACGCATTGCCCGGTTCATCAACGCGCCATCCGCGGACGGCGTCATCTGGGTGCGCGGTGCGACGGAGGGTCTGAACCTCGTGGCGCACTCGTGGGGCGGCGCAAACCTGAAGCACGGCGACGAGATCGTGCTGAGCGTGCTGGAGCACCACTCGAACATCGTGCCATGGCAGCTGATCGCCGAGCGCACGGGTGCAGTCGTGCGCTTCGTCGACATCGATGAGCAGGGCCGCATCCGTCTGGACGAGCTGAGCGATGTGTTGGCATCCGGATCCGTGCGCATCGTATCGGTCGGCCACGTGTCGAATGCGATCGGGACGATTCACCCGGTCCGCGAGATCGCGCGCATGGCGCATGACGCAGGCGCGCTGCTCGTGGTCGACGGGGCACAGGGCGCGCCGCACCTGAAGGTGGACGTGCAGGCTCTCGGCTGCGACTTCTATGCGCTGTCCGGCCACAAGATGTGCGGGCCGATGGGCATCGGTGCGCTGTGGGGCCGGCGCGAGCTGCTGGACGCGATGCCGCCGTACATGGGTGGCGGCGAGATGATCGACTACGTCGGCACTGACGGCTCGACGTTCAAGGAGGCGCCGCACCGCTTCGAGGCGGGCACGCCGAACGTGGCCGGCGCGATCGGGCTGGCGGCTGCGGCCGACTACCTGGAAGGAATCGGGCATGAGGCTCTGTGGTCTCACGAACAGGAGCTGACGCGCTACGGCCTCGAGAAGCTGAGCGCCACCGAGGGCGTGACCGTGTTCGGCCCGCGCGCGGCGCAGGAGCGGACGGCGGTCTTCTCGTTCGCGCTGGACGGCGTGCACCCGCACGACGTCGCAACGATCGTGGATGCGGAGGGCGTGGCCGTGCGTGCCGGCCATCATTGCTGCCAGCCTCTGATGCGACGCCTGGCCGTGCCCGCGACCACGCGCGCGTCCTGCTATCTGTACAACACCACCGACGAGATCGACGCACTCGTACAGGCACTGGAGCGGGCGCGCGCGCTCTTCGGGTGA
- the sufD gene encoding Fe-S cluster assembly protein SufD — MASTMTAPGTGAAYDQDTFDGHNQAGPSWLRDWRRDSFRDFQTLPLPTTALEEWRYTDPKRLKWDRVRVAPDASTAAVPEVEAKWLKERTASGRVLQVGTHLVQIELDDALRGKGVILMDLAVAAEEHPELVRKHLGSAVDERAGKFAALNGAFWSAGVFLYVPRGVRIDAPIRVLRHLTDAGAAYFPRTLIVAEEGSHVGFVEELDSPDFDTPVFSCGAVEVIAGNAADVQYVALQRYGANVHHLSTQRTIAGRDANLDTLVVNLGASVARVDLLASLQGPGSRSDMLGLYFGRGNQHFDHSTRQDHTVPHATSDLLYKGALTDSAHAVFRGLIKVFPKAQRTDAYQTNRNLILSKKAEAIALPNLEIEADDVRCSHAATVGQLDEEELFYIMSRGISREMAEKLVVFGFFGEVLDRLPMPGVVEELRRAIEERITA, encoded by the coding sequence TTGGCTAGTACAATGACGGCTCCGGGTACGGGCGCCGCCTACGACCAGGATACATTCGACGGACACAACCAGGCGGGCCCATCATGGCTGCGCGACTGGCGACGTGATTCGTTCCGCGACTTCCAGACGCTGCCGCTGCCGACGACGGCGCTGGAGGAATGGCGCTACACGGATCCGAAGCGGCTGAAGTGGGACCGGGTGCGGGTCGCGCCGGACGCCTCGACGGCCGCGGTGCCCGAGGTCGAAGCGAAGTGGCTGAAGGAGCGCACGGCCAGCGGTCGCGTGCTCCAGGTCGGTACGCACCTGGTCCAGATCGAGCTGGATGACGCGCTCCGCGGGAAGGGTGTGATCCTCATGGATCTCGCCGTTGCGGCGGAGGAGCATCCGGAACTGGTGCGGAAGCATCTCGGCAGCGCGGTCGACGAGCGTGCCGGCAAGTTCGCGGCCCTGAACGGCGCGTTCTGGTCCGCGGGAGTATTCCTGTACGTGCCGCGTGGTGTGCGTATCGATGCTCCGATCCGGGTGCTGCGTCACCTGACGGACGCGGGCGCAGCCTACTTCCCGCGCACGTTGATCGTCGCGGAGGAGGGCAGTCATGTCGGCTTCGTGGAGGAGCTGGACTCGCCTGACTTCGATACGCCGGTGTTCTCGTGCGGTGCGGTCGAAGTGATCGCGGGCAACGCGGCCGATGTGCAGTACGTGGCGCTCCAGCGGTACGGCGCGAATGTCCATCACCTGTCGACACAGCGCACGATCGCGGGGCGCGACGCCAACCTGGACACGCTGGTGGTGAATCTGGGCGCTTCGGTGGCGCGTGTGGACCTGCTCGCCTCGCTGCAGGGGCCGGGCTCGCGCAGTGACATGCTCGGCCTGTACTTCGGCCGTGGCAACCAGCATTTCGACCATTCGACCCGGCAGGACCACACCGTACCGCACGCCACGAGCGATCTGCTGTACAAGGGTGCGCTCACGGATAGCGCGCACGCGGTGTTTCGCGGGCTGATCAAGGTGTTCCCGAAGGCACAACGGACGGACGCGTATCAGACGAACCGCAACCTGATCCTGTCGAAGAAGGCGGAAGCGATCGCACTGCCGAACCTCGAGATCGAGGCCGACGATGTGCGCTGCTCGCACGCCGCCACGGTGGGTCAACTGGACGAGGAAGAGCTGTTCTACATCATGAGTCGCGGCATCTCGCGCGAGATGGCGGAGAAGCTCGTGGTGTTCGGCTTCTTCGGCGAGGTTCTGGACCGGCTGCCGATGCCGGGTGTGGTCGAAGAGCTGCGACGCGCCATCGAGGAGCGTATCACGGCATGA
- a CDS encoding UvrD-helicase domain-containing protein, which translates to MSTPSSSYLNQLNAEQRSAVQRTEGPVLILAGAGSGKTRTLVYRIAHLVRSARVDPGRIVAVTFTNKAAMEMRERVREFAGDEAKRVTISTFHSLGVRILREHGALLGLPKKFAIYSAADQMGALKSACREISIDDDSFDLKRVMRQISDWKTRGLAPVEAVKHVASEQARGNRSDDYAVLSADAYGRYEETLRACGAVDFDDLLLLTVRLLRGEETVRQALWKRWHYFMIDEYQDTNAVQLEMARILAGPRRNLCVVGDDDQSIYAFRGADVANILEFERHFPGTTVIKLEQNYRSTQRILAAANAVIAGNRRRHDKTLRTSNPIGPPLDLWAHETDMAEAEAVAREIQVRRMTRKMRWEDFAVLYRTNPQSRVLEEALRAQNIPYRVVGGTSFFERKEVVDCLAYLRVVVAPDDEIALRRVINWPTRGIGRTTVLKLATIANERRVPFGRLLDSIGPHDVGAAPAVAIAAFQHLMTGARQTLGAAESAAAMPPPAQEHGFPPLAAWADAFLRSLGIEDALRDEHRDRTIENRIDNVRDLVGTIARYERKVWAETGTDDWEPPSMSDALARLTLAEMDDREDEPEQSGVTLMTLHSAKGLEFSDVFIVGLEEGILPHARSLAGEGSDEYGDPLSEERRLLYVGITRAMHRLGLSYCLSRKRGGSAAVALPSRYLDEIPSDLIEARDAVTTLTPEESTSLRTNFFSTMKDMLAE; encoded by the coding sequence TTGTCTACACCCTCTTCTTCGTACCTGAATCAGCTCAACGCCGAGCAGCGATCCGCCGTGCAGCGCACGGAGGGGCCGGTGCTCATTCTTGCCGGTGCGGGTTCCGGGAAGACGCGCACGCTAGTGTATCGCATCGCGCACCTGGTGCGGAGCGCGCGGGTGGATCCCGGGCGTATCGTGGCGGTGACGTTCACGAACAAGGCTGCCATGGAGATGCGTGAGCGGGTCCGCGAGTTCGCGGGCGACGAAGCGAAGCGCGTGACGATCAGCACATTCCATTCGCTGGGCGTGCGCATCCTGCGGGAGCACGGCGCGCTGCTCGGTCTGCCGAAGAAGTTTGCGATCTACAGTGCAGCCGATCAGATGGGGGCACTGAAGAGCGCGTGTCGCGAGATCTCCATCGATGATGACAGCTTCGACCTGAAGCGCGTGATGCGGCAGATCTCGGACTGGAAGACACGCGGGCTGGCGCCGGTTGAAGCGGTGAAGCATGTCGCGTCGGAGCAGGCGCGAGGCAACCGGTCCGACGACTATGCGGTGCTCTCGGCCGATGCCTACGGTCGTTACGAGGAGACGCTCCGTGCGTGCGGCGCCGTCGATTTCGACGACCTGCTGCTGCTCACGGTTCGACTGCTGCGCGGTGAGGAGACCGTGCGCCAGGCGCTCTGGAAACGCTGGCATTATTTCATGATCGACGAGTACCAGGACACGAACGCCGTGCAGCTCGAGATGGCCCGCATCCTTGCCGGCCCGCGCCGGAACCTGTGCGTGGTGGGCGATGACGACCAGTCGATCTATGCGTTCCGTGGTGCCGACGTCGCGAACATCCTGGAGTTCGAGCGACATTTCCCCGGCACCACGGTCATCAAGCTGGAGCAGAACTATCGTTCGACCCAGCGTATTCTCGCAGCCGCGAACGCGGTGATTGCCGGAAACCGGCGTCGTCACGACAAGACGCTGCGCACGTCCAACCCGATCGGCCCGCCGCTCGACCTGTGGGCACACGAGACCGACATGGCGGAGGCCGAAGCGGTCGCGCGGGAGATCCAGGTGCGACGGATGACGCGGAAGATGCGGTGGGAGGATTTCGCCGTTCTGTACAGGACCAATCCCCAGTCGCGAGTGCTGGAGGAAGCGCTGCGTGCGCAGAACATCCCGTACCGCGTGGTCGGCGGCACGTCCTTCTTCGAGAGGAAGGAAGTCGTCGACTGCCTCGCCTATCTGCGTGTGGTAGTCGCACCGGATGACGAGATCGCGTTGCGGCGCGTCATCAACTGGCCGACGCGCGGCATCGGTCGGACCACCGTGCTCAAGCTGGCGACGATTGCAAACGAACGGCGTGTGCCATTCGGCAGATTGCTCGACTCGATCGGACCGCACGATGTCGGTGCCGCGCCCGCGGTCGCCATCGCGGCGTTCCAGCACCTTATGACGGGCGCCCGTCAGACCCTGGGGGCCGCGGAGTCGGCCGCTGCCATGCCGCCGCCGGCGCAGGAGCATGGATTCCCGCCGCTCGCGGCGTGGGCCGACGCGTTCCTCAGGAGCCTGGGGATCGAGGATGCCCTGCGCGACGAGCATCGCGATCGCACGATCGAGAACCGGATCGACAATGTGCGCGACCTCGTCGGCACGATCGCACGGTACGAGCGGAAAGTCTGGGCGGAGACCGGCACGGACGACTGGGAGCCGCCGTCGATGTCGGACGCGCTGGCGCGGCTCACGCTGGCCGAGATGGACGACAGGGAGGATGAGCCGGAGCAGAGCGGTGTCACGCTGATGACACTTCACTCCGCGAAAGGTCTCGAGTTCAGCGACGTGTTCATCGTGGGGCTGGAGGAGGGCATCCTCCCGCACGCGAGGTCGCTCGCGGGCGAGGGATCGGACGAGTATGGCGATCCGCTGTCGGAGGAGCGGCGCCTCCTGTATGTCGGCATCACACGCGCCATGCACCGGCTGGGGCTGTCGTACTGTCTGAGCCGGAAGCGCGGCGGAAGCGCTGCGGTGGCGCTCCCATCGCGGTATCTCGACGAGATCCCCTCGGATCTGATCGAGGCGCGCGATGCCGTCACTACGCTGACGCCGGAGGAGTCGACATCGCTCCGGACTAACTTCTTCTCGACCATGAAGGACATGCTGGCCGAGTGA
- a CDS encoding non-heme iron oxygenase ferredoxin subunit, which yields MSVPDGAAGSYVRVASEAELPPNTLLSVELGDIKVCLANADGQIYAFKDNCTHRDFPLSAGEIDDGTVECTWHGARFDMATGRATRLPAIKPVQTYEVRVEDGEILIAMDD from the coding sequence ATGAGTGTGCCGGATGGTGCGGCGGGCAGTTACGTACGGGTGGCGAGTGAGGCCGAGCTCCCGCCCAACACGCTGCTCAGCGTAGAGCTCGGCGACATCAAGGTATGTCTGGCGAACGCGGACGGTCAGATCTACGCGTTCAAGGACAATTGCACGCATCGTGACTTCCCGCTGTCCGCAGGCGAGATCGACGATGGGACGGTGGAGTGCACGTGGCACGGCGCGCGGTTCGACATGGCGACCGGCCGTGCCACGCGGCTGCCGGCGATCAAGCCCGTCCAGACGTACGAGGTCCGCGTCGAGGACGGTGAGATTCTGATTGCCATGGACGACTGA